The DNA segment AATTGCATGAGATTATAGTTGTGGGGTGTAATATGAACTCATTCCAGTGGAGCTTGAGCCAACACAGTTACAGACGCAGTGTTGAGTTGGTTGAGGATGGCATGAGTTATGGGATGATGTTGGTTTACTGGAAACGCTGCAAGGGATTTACTGAAAGTTTACTTGATGTTTGGACTGCATTCAAAtgtaaattgtttattttatatcatgTTCACTCAAGTTTCAGACACACTAAATTAAAATCATAAGGGAGCTGAAATTACCTAAAAATTTGGGGATTAAAACCACTGAGTCAAAAGAGGTCAGAATGTGACTGGATCTGACTGGAGCCTCCGTGTTATTGtctttaaaattaaatcaactGTGGCTTAGAAGGAGATATATTGGAATAATGggatttaaattttaaatgacAGCATCGCCACCGTCTCTAATTACACAACACAATCACTCTTTAGTTAAGCTGCTCAGCAGAGGCCATCGAAAGAAAAGCGTTTACAACAGATATTAACACGAGGGGGTGGCCTCTCATTGTTCCGTGACTAAATCTATTTAGTTCCgacaaataaaaaatcatcTGTATTCTTTGACAAACAAAACCCTATAACTAGGATAAATCATGGAAAAGCCAACATGGGAAATACCTGACTGACAGTCAAGTGTAAAACTACCTTCATGCATTTCAATAAATTTATATTCAACATTGTGTATATTGTATATCTGAAATATTCTACTGTGATTTGCTGACTGAGTTTCGTTTTCAAAACTCATATTAAGCCATCACACAGTTCCTTTTCTTGTAGTCTCTTTTTAAGTCACATTTGAACAGAATATGTTAAATGAGTTCAGTTTGATGCAAGATGTAGGGTTTTAAATAAGCTGAAAGTGATGCATAAAGGATGAATTAAAGCTGCATTCAATCAAATCTGAACGCTCAGAGAACAAGAGTTGCCTCTTAGCAGAAGATTATCAGCATCATGTCTGTGGCCGCCTGGCAAATGTCCAACACTGAccattgttttgttcttgttgctTCTTTGTTCGTCTTTGTTCGTGTTTGAATCACCAACTACTGAGGAAAACATCTGCGTTTCAGCTGCTTCACTTGCTTCACCAGCCACTCTGTCACTTTCAGCCTGGGCAGGTACTTTATAGGCTGGTTCACATTTAGCTTGTTTGAGCTTGTTGGCTGTAATTCTCAGTGGAAATACTGGTGACGTTCTCATAGTTCTACCACTAAGCTCTGACAGGAGTTAAAGAGTCTGACTGGCAGGCAGAGTTTTGAGTGGCATGTGCAAACCAGTTCCTCAACAAAGACTTGACTTGAttctaaaacaaatgaaaccatCTACTGTCTAACCtgatttcagagggaaatattgtactttttactccactacatctACTTCAGCTACAAGTTAGAGTACTTGATTAttgatacaaaataaatatatatatttacaaatacaaaaatcaaataaattatGACATAGGCAAaaaattatcaatcaatcaaatgttatgtGTATATCCCATATTCACTTTCATATTCCATATGCTAAGTTATTTAGCTTTTGCTTATTTTGATGCTCAAAATTTTGAATACTTATAAACTTGTATTAGAGTATTTGTTACTATTCGTACATATTAAGTAATAAACCACAAAGTGAGTATCTAAAGGTTGTATTGTTGTAATGGTTGTGTATGAGTAATGAATGACACATTagttcaagtgtttttaaaaatagaagtaAAAGTCATATGGTGTTTAGCGATACTTTGGCCATCAGGTCAAGCCTGGAATCATCACAGTTAGTTACGTACATAAGCCGCAGATTTCTAAACACATGTGATTGAAACACAGGAGTGGAAACTGGGAGTTGACACATCACTTTAGTCGTCTTCTGAGAACTGAAAGTAGACTCTTGGCTAATAGATGTTCCTTCCTGCTGAAGAGTCACTTCTCTTGAAGTTTGTCACTTGTGTGCCACTTATATTTTGGATCGCCAGTGTGAGGTCTCATCTTCACAGGACGGCATCTCGATCACCGCTTGAATAGATTAGATAAGGATAGTTTAACGCTCAAGTGATTGATTATTCATCACAAATTTCCTGTCATCATTCAGAAGGGACATCTTGGGCTCCCCTTGGTTATCATGGCATGTTTTGCTGTGATCATTCTGTCTGGATTCATCAGCATCTCAGCAGCAAAGGAAGCATGTGATCACTATGCTGCAGTTGGACAGAGTCTGACTCTGCGTCTTGACTTTAAGggactgaaaaacacacatgggCTGAGTTGGTATCACAATGCTAAGATCCTGTTTGACAGACAAGGAGGCAAAGTTATTGTTGGAAAGCCAGGGGACGTTTCTGCAACCGGAGATCTTCAGCTGAAGAACCTGCAGTTCTCCAGTGCAGGCATTTACCATGCAGATTACGGTATTTCGAAGGAAGATTGGAGTCTCTGTGTGATGGACAAGGTGTCAAAACCTCAACTAACTTATGTGTGTGACTTCAAGTCCAGCACTGTTAATCTAAACTGCGATGTATCCAAGCCTCAGGGTTTGGATTTCTCATGGATGCCCGATGACACGTCGTCAACGAGACAAACGTTGAGCGTATCGttcaaagagcagaggagcttCACATGCAGCGTGGGAAACAACGTCAGCAGTGCGAGGAGTGACACTGTTCGTCCAACCTGCACACATCCATCACCGTCACCACCcaatttgctttgttttccatCCAAAACTGTTGTGGCAGCGGTCGCAGGAGGCGTGAGTCTGATTCTGCTTTTgatcgtcatcgtcatcgtaTTATGTTTCTACTACAGATGCAACAAGACTCAAAAGGGACTCAGGGAGAAAGGGGCCGTCAGAATGCTTTCTGTAAACATGCGAGAACCGGACATCAGCCCAGATTATGAGACCATGAACCCGACTGAGAACCCTCCTCCCCCGAGCCCCAAGCCTCCACCGAGAGTATGTAACCAGAACGTTCCTCCGCCCGAAGCTCAGACTGGAAACGGCCTTCTGCAGCTGTCCACCGTCGCTGAGAGACAACCACCTTCGCCTGTGCCGAAGCCGAGGACCAAGACAACAAATATCGGAATGTGTCTCCCTCAAGAAACTTTCAGCGACAAAGAAAAAATTTGTGGCTTAAACACATACAACTGaaagtttacatttttatccTGCATAGTCTTTATCGCTGTGTCAATATCTTTGTAGGAGTGATGGGttaaatgtttataaatatgTGGCGAAATtatatttcagaataaaaaagattttgtgTAAAAAAGTGACGGTGCAGTAGATTGAGGATGGGGAGGTTgatgttctgtatttttattaaagTCCACAAATGGAAACCAAAGTCTTGTTCTGTCTTCCTAACTTCCTGAATCGTGTCTGTGACACTCGGCCTGAAACTCACCACATTAAGTTGAATTTGTTAACATCATTTACTAAAACAACAAGACAGTGTAGAGTTTAGTTTCTCAAACAAGAGTAAATTGTATATTTATTGGGGACTGTACTTTCAACACCTTTGTTGCTTTAGTGCCTGTTTCCGACTGCAGGTGTGACTGgctaaaaataaactgcagtgttttcatgaGGACACATGAGTGACATTTCTTTAATATAAAGTAGgggatttttcaacatttacaagttttttttctggagaataattcatgggtcttttaaaatagtttaaaataGCTTTAGATTCGGTTCAACTAATTCTTGGTTTTGTCCTTTTCATGAAATTTAACAAGAATGATAAAGGAAACTTAAACACTTTGAAGCTAaggtgtcccacattacccaaaTTCAAATAGTTacagtctgtttatttcctgttccaacaaaatctagtcaacaggacttttacaGTAAGTGTAGCATGGACATCATGTGATTGAAATCACTGAAGTGATATAAGTGATATAAGTGTCAACTTGCATTATGGTTATAAATCtgtcataaataaaacaatgttacTAATTGTTATCAAAGTATAATAGTTTGTGATatattcaagcaacaaaatatgaatttagttgtgttttagttagttttttttaaaaacattttttagttgtcccactttatcaaacatCCCTGATAATGTGGGACATCATGCGTTGGGTAATCTGTGACAGTCATTTCACTTCTCTAAATGgggaaaatatgtatttaaagacTTCCTAAAGTTAAAAATAGACTAAAGACATGTAGCATATgatctgcagttgtcagacaggagtAACTGGTAAACTtagtctgtccctgtctgtttaaactgattGTCTGGTTAACTAACTAGCACATAATTCAGCTCTGTAGGACAGCGATGATCCAGAAAGCACAGAAGAGTTTCTGTCCTGTCGTCTGCAGCCATTGGTTTCACCAAAACAGTTTGTAAAACAGATATCAGAATAAGTCACAGAAgtcaaaattgcaaaaaatgtcAAGGATTACCAGAATTCACCATATTGGAATTGTATGAGTAAAATGAAATTGACACAAataggaaaagaaaacataaacatgactTTATCTCTTACCCAAGATAGTTTATCCAGTAATCTTTCAAGATTAATAAGCAGGTTTCCTGTAATATAACCACACTGAGTGTTTATATATATGGcttgttataaataaagttacatCTTTACATCTCTGTTTGTATGAAACCTACATTAAGCAGCTTTTCCGTGTCAAACGCAGCCCCTTTGTTCCAGCCTCTTACACGTCAGCATTCTTGCACTTATTAAAATTTGCTTGCTTGCAAGAAGTtattaaaggggaaaaaaaatcaatagagGGATGGATTAGCTAAGGCAAATATCTGTTATCTCCAATGGGTAAATGGTAATCCACACATGAAAGTGTTTGCTCTCTCGCCTAATGCTGTGTGACAGCCACACAATGGAATCCCCCTGAGCGTCATCGCCTAAAACTTACAAGCCAATGTCATCTTTTGTCAGGGCCCCCGCTCCACTCCTGCTCCCTTTACATGGCTGAAATTTCAGTCCAGCCGGCAGGGATTTGGCAGTAAAGCTGGTATCTGCTCCTGGAACAATGTCATTTGTCTTCCTTGAGAAACACTGAGACTTGGCTGGCAGCGCGCCGAGTCACTTCCCCTCGCCAGCTAAAAGTGTACACGATATACATAGGACATACACATGCACCTACATCGGCAtgttgtgttctcacacacattttacacatgtaACACACAAGGGAGGGCGTTCCATGATTAAACTTAATGAAATACATCTCATACGTCTTTGCTTGATCTGTCCTAGATAAGGAGGGAAATActtgtgaaatgtgtttaatcAGTGGCTCTTGGAGTCTAGAGGATTTACCCTTTGAtctttggagtgtgtgtgtccaggaaAAGGGTCAATTATCCATGGAAGGTATTTATACTCATGTCAGATCATTCCTTGTTACAGGCCTTTAGTTGTCATGTGCTGCCAAGTCTGGGggaacatgaaaaaaacaaatcagagaaTCAGAGGTCAGCCAGAACCGTGGCCTTTTTCATCAGATTTGTCTGAAAATACAGAGATGATTACGGACGTTTAGCATTCTTCAGTCAACATGACATCCTTTGACCTCGGGCCTTTTTCAGAAAATTAAACCAGACAAAGCGATGAGTTAGTTAACC comes from the Hippoglossus hippoglossus isolate fHipHip1 chromosome 6, fHipHip1.pri, whole genome shotgun sequence genome and includes:
- the si:dkey-11f4.20 gene encoding T-cell surface antigen CD2, with product MACFAVIILSGFISISAAKEACDHYAAVGQSLTLRLDFKGLKNTHGLSWYHNAKILFDRQGGKVIVGKPGDVSATGDLQLKNLQFSSAGIYHADYGISKEDWSLCVMDKVSKPQLTYVCDFKSSTVNLNCDVSKPQGLDFSWMPDDTSSTRQTLSVSFKEQRSFTCSVGNNVSSARSDTVRPTCTHPSPSPPNLLCFPSKTVVAAVAGGVSLILLLIVIVIVLCFYYRCNKTQKGLREKGAVRMLSVNMREPDISPDYETMNPTENPPPPSPKPPPRVCNQNVPPPEAQTGNGLLQLSTVAERQPPSPVPKPRTKTTNIGMCLPQETFSDKEKICGLNTYN